Genomic window (Juglans microcarpa x Juglans regia isolate MS1-56 chromosome 2S, Jm3101_v1.0, whole genome shotgun sequence):
NNNNNNNNNNNNNNNNNNNNNNNNNNNNNNNNNNNNNNNNNNNNNNNNNNNNNNNNNNNNNNNNNNNNNNNNNNNNNNNNNNNNNNNNNNNNNNNNNNNNNNNNNNNNNNNNNNNNNNNNNNNNNNNNNNNNNNNNNNNNNNNNNNNNNNNNNNNNNNNNNNNNNNNNNNNNNNNNNNNNNNNNNNNNNNNNNNNNNNNNNNNNNNNNNNNNNNNNNNNNNNNNNNNNNNNNNNNNNNNNNNNNNNNNNNNNNNNNNNNNNNNNNNNNNNNNNNNNNNNNNNNNNNNNNNNNNNNNNNNNNNNNNNNNNNNNNNNNNNNNNNNNNNNNNNNNNNNNNNNNNNNNNNNNNNNNNNNNNNNNNNNNNNNNNNNNNNNNNNNNNNNNNNNNNNNNNNNNNNNNNNNNNNNNNNNNNNNNNNNNNNNNNNNNNNNNNNNNNNNNNNNNNNNNNNNNNNNNNNNNNNNNNNNNNNNNNNNNNNNNNNNNNNNNNNNNNNNNNNNNNNNNNNNNNNNNNNNNNNNNNNNNNNNNNNNNNNNNNNNNNNNNNNNNNNNNNNNNNNNNNNNNNNNNNNNNNNNNNNNNNNNNNNNNNNNNNNNNNNNNNNNNNNNNNNNNNNNNNNNNNNNNNNNNNNNNNNNNNNNNNNNNNNNNNNNNNNNNNNNNNNNNNNNNNNNNNNNNNNNNNNNNNNNNNNNNNNNNNNNNNNNNNNNNNNNNNNNNNNNNNNNNNNNNNNNNNNNNNNNNNNNNNNNNNNNNNNNNNNNNNNNNNNNNNNNNNNNNNNNNNNNNNNNNNNNNNNNNNNNNNNNNNNNNNNNNNNNNNNNNNNNNNNNNNNNNNNNNNNNNNNNNNNNNNNNNNNNNNNNNNNNNNNNNNNNNNNNNNNNNNNNNNNNNNNNNNNNNNNNNNNNNNNNNNNNNNNNNNNNNNNNNNNNNNNNNNNNNNNNNNNNNNNNNNNNNNNNNNNNNNNNNNNNNNNNNNNNNNNNNNNNNNNNNNNNNNNNNNNNNNNNNNNNNNNNNNNNNNNNNNNNNNNNNNNNNNNNNNNNNNNNNNNNNNNNNNNNNNNNNNNNNNNNNNNNNNNNNNNNNNNNNNNNNNNNNNNNNNNNNNNNNNNNNNNNNNNNNNNNNNNNNNNNNNNNNNNNNNNNNNNNNNNNNNNNNNNNNNNNNNNNNNNNNNNNNNNNNNNNNNNNNNNNNNNNNNNNNNNNNNNNNNNNNNNNNNNNNNNNNNNNNNNNNNNNNNNNNNNNNNNNNNNNNNNNNNNNNNNNNNNNNNNNNNNNNNNNNNNNNNNNNNNNNNNNNNNNNNNNNNNNNNNNNNNNNNNNNNNNNNNNNNNNNNNNNNNNNNNNNNNNNNNNNNNNNNNNNNNNNNNNNNNNNNNNNNNNNNNNNNNNNNNNNNNNNNNNNNNNNNNNNNNNNNNNNNNNNNNNNNNNNNNNNNNNNNNNNNNNNNNNNNNNNNNNNNNNNNNNNNNNNNNNNNNNNNNNNNNNNNNNNNNNNNNNNNNNNNNNNNNNNNNNNNNNNNNNNNNNNNNNNNNNNNNNNNNNNNNNNNNNNNNNNNNNNNNNNNNNNNNNNNNNNNNNNNNNNNNNNNNNNNNNNNNNNNNNNNNNNNNNNNNNNNNNNNNNNNNNNNNNNNNNNNNNNNNNNNNNNNNNNNNNNNNNNNNNNNNNNNNNNNNNNNNNNNNNNNNNNNNNNNNNNNNNNNNNNNNNNNNNNNNNNNNNNNNNNNNNNNNNNNNNNNNNNNNNNNNNNNNNNNNNNNNNNNNNNNNNNNNNNNNNNNNNNNNNNNNNNNNNNNNNNNNNNNNNNNNNNNNNNNNNNNNNNNNNNNNNNNNNNNNNNNNNNNNNNNNNNNNNNNNNNNNNNNNNNNNNNNNNNNNNNNNNNNNNNNNNNNNNNNNNNNNNNNNNNNNNNNNNNNNNNNNNNNNNNNNNNNNNNNNNNNNNNNNNNNNNNNNNNNNNNNNNNNNNNNNNNNNNNNNNNNNNNNNNNNNNNNNNNNNNNNNNNNNNNNNNNNNNNNNNNNNNNNNNNNNNNNNNNNNNNNNNNNNNNNNNNNNNNNNNNNNNNNNNNNNNNNNNNNNNNNNNNNNNNNNNNNNNNNNNNNNNNNNNNNNNNNNNNNNNNNNNNNNNNNNNNNNNNNNNNNNNNNNNNNNNNNNNNNNNNNNNNNNNNNNNNNNNNNNNNNNNNNNNNNNNNNNNNNNNNNNNNNNNNNNNNNNNNNNNNNNNNNNNNNNNNNNNNNNNNNNNNNNNNNNNNNNNNNNNNNNNNNNNNNNNNNNNNNNNNNNNNNNNNNNNNNNNNNNNNNNNNNNNNNNNNNNNNNNNNNNNNNNNNNNNNNNNNNNNNNNNNNNNNNNNNNNNNNNNNNNNNNNNNNNNNNNNNNNNNNNNNNNNNNNNNNNNNNNNNNNNNNNNNNNNNNNNNNNNNNNNNNNNNNNNNNNNNNNNNNNNNNNNNNNNNNNNNNNNNNNNNNNNNNNNNNNNNNNNNNNNNNNNNNNNNNNNNNNNNNNNNNNNNNNNNNNNNNNNNNNNNNNNNNNNNNNNNNNNNNNNNNNNNNNNNNNNNNNNNNNNNNNNNNNNNNNNNNNNNNNNNNNNNNNNNNNNNNNNNNNNNNNNNNNNNNNNNNNNNNNNNNNNNNNNNNNNNNNNNNNNNNNNNNNNNNNNNNNNNNNNNNNNNNNNNNNNNNNNNNNNNNNNNNNNNNNNNNNNNNNNNNNNNNNNNNNNNNNNNNNNNNNNNNNNNNNNNNNNNNNNNNNNNNNNNNNNNNNNNNNNNNNNNNNNNNNNNNNNNNNNNNNNNNNNNNNNNNNNNNNNNNNNNNNNNNNNNNNNNNNNNNNNNNNNNNNNNNNNNNNNNNNNNNNNNNNNNNNNNNNNNNNNNNNNNNNNNNNNNNNNNNNNNNNNNNNNNNNNNNNNNNNNNNNNNNNNNNNNNNNNNNNNNNNNNNNNNNNNNNNNNNNNNNNNNNNNNNNNNNNNNNNNNNNNNNNNNNNNNNNNNNNNNNNNNNNNNNNNNNNNNNNNNNNNNNNNNNNNNNNNNNNNNNNNNNNNNNNNNNNNNNNNNNNNNNNNNNNNNNNNNNNNNNNNNNNNNNNNNNNNNNNNNNNNNNNNNNNNNNNNNNNNNNNNNNNNNNNNNNNNNNNNNNNNNNNNNNNNNNNNNNNNNNNNNNNNNNNNNNNNNNNNNNNNNNNNNNNNNNNNNNNNNNNNNNNNNNNNNNNNNNNNNNNNNNNNNNNNNNNNNNNNNNNNNNNNNNNNNNNNNNNNNNNNNNNNNNNNNNNNNNNNNNNNNNNNNNNNNNNNNNNNNNNNNNNNNNNNNNNNNNNNNNNNNNNNNNNNNNNNNNNNNNNNNNNNNNNNNNNNNNNNNNNNNNNNNNNNNNNNNNNNNNNNNNNNNNNNNNNNNNNNNNNNNNNNNNNNNNNNNNNNNNNNNNNNNNNNNNNNNNNNNNNNNNNNNNNNNNNNNNNNNNNNNNNNNNNNNNNNNNNNNNNNNNNNNNNNNNNNNNNNNNNNNNNNNNNNNNNNNNNNNNNNNNNNNNNNNNNNNNNNNNNNNNNNNNNNNNNNNNNNNNNNNNNNNNNNNNNNNNNNNNNNNNNNNNNNNNNNNNNNNNNNNNNNNNNNNNNNNNNNNNNNNNNNNNNNNNNNNNNNNNNNNNNNNNNNNNNNNNNNNNNNNNNNNNNNNNNNNNNNNNNNNNNNNNNNNNNNNNNNNNNNNNNNNNNNNNNNNNNNNNNNNNNNNNNNNNNNNNNNNNNNNNNNNNNNNNNNNNNNNNNNNNNNNNNNNNNNNNNNNNNNNNNNNNNNNNNNNNNNNNNNNNNNNNNNNNNNNNNNNNNNNNNNNNNNNNNNNNNNNNNNNNNNNNNNNNNNNNNNNNNNNNNNNNNNNNNNNNNNNNNNNNNNNNNNNNNNNNNNNNNNNNNNNNNNNNNNNNNNNNNNNNNNNNNNNNNNNNNNNNNNNNNNNNNNNNNNNNNNNNNNNNNNNNNNNNNNNNNNNNNNNNNNNNNNNNNNNNNNNNNNNNNNNNNNNNNNNNNNNNNNNNNNNNNNNNNNNNNNNNNNNNNNNNNNNNNNNNNNNNNNNNNNNNNNNNNNNNNNNNNNNNNNNNNNNNNNNNNNNNNNNNNNNNNNNNNNNNNNNNNNNNNNNNNNNNNNNNNNNNNNNNNNNNNNNNNNNNNNNNNNNNNNNNNNNNNNNNNNNNNNNNNNNNNNNNNNNNNNNNNNNNNNNNNNNNNNNNNNNNNNNNNNNNNNNNNNNNNNNNNNNNNNNNNNNNNNNNNNNNNNNNNNNNNNNNNNNNNNNNNNNNNNNNNNNNNNNNNNNNNNNNNNNNNNNNNNNNNNNNNNNNNNNNNNNNNNNNNNNNNNNNNNNNNNNNNNNNNNNNNNNNNNNNNNNNNNNNNNNNNNNNNNNNNNNNNNNNNNNNNNNNNNNNNNNNNNNNNNNNNNNNNNNNNNNNNNNNNNNNNNNNNNNNNNNNNNNNNNNNNNNNNNNNNNNNNNNNNNNNNNNNNNNNNNNNNNNNNNNNNNNNNNNNNNNNNNNNNNNNNNNNNNNNNNNNNNNNNNNNNNNNNNNNNNNNNNNNNNNNNNNNNNNNNNNNNNNNNNNNNNNNNNNNNNNNNNNNNNNNNNNNNNNNNNNNNNNNNNNNNNNNNNNNNNNNNNNNNNNNNNNNNNNNNNNNNNNNNNNNNNNNNNNNNNNNNNNNNNNNNNNNNNNNNNNNNNNNNNNNNNNNNNNNNNNNNNNNNNNNNNNNNNNNNNNNNNNNNNNNNNNNNNNNNNNNNNNNNNNNNNNNNNNNNNNNNNNNNNNNNNNNNNNNNNNNNNNNNNNNNNNNNNNNNNNNNNNNNNNNNNNNNNNNNNNNNNNNNNNNNNNNNNNNNNNNNNNNNNNNNNNNNNNNNNNNNNNNNNNNNNNNNNNNNNNNNNNNNNNNNNNNNNNNNNNNNNNNNNNNNNNNNNNNNNNNNNNNNNNNNNNNNNNNNNNNNNNNNNNNNNNNNNNNNNNNNNNNNNNNNNNNNNNNNNNNNNNNNNNNNNNNNNNNNNNNNNNNNNNNNNNNNNNNNNNNNNNNNNNNNNNNNNNNNNNNNNNNNNNNNNNNNNNNNNNNNNNNNNNNNNNNNNNNNNNNNNNNNNNNNNNNNNNNNNNNNNNNNNNNNNNNNNNNNNNNNNNNNNNNNNNNNNNNNNNNNNNNNNNNNNNNNNNNNNNNNNNNNNNNNNNNNNNNNNNNNNNNNNNNNNNNNNNNNNNNNNNNNNNNNNNNNNNNNNNNNNNNNNNNNNNNNNNNNNNNNNNNNNNNNNNNNNNNNNNNNNNNNNNNNNNNNNNNNNNNNNNNNNNNNNNNNNNNNNNNNNNNNNNNNNNNNNNNNNNNNNNNNNNNNNNNNNNNNNNNNNNNNNNNNNNNNNNNNNNNNNNNNNNNNNNNNNNNNNNNNNNNNNNNNNNNNNNNNNNNNNNNNNNNNNNNNNNNNNNNNNNNNNNNNNNNNNNNNNNNNNNNNNNNNNNNNNNNNNNNNNNNNNNNNNNNNNNNNNNNNNNNNNNNNNNNNNNNNNNNNNNNNNNNNNNNNNNNNNNNNNNNNNNNNNNNNNNNNNNNNNNNNNNNNNNNNNNNNNNNNNNNNNNNNNNNNNNNNNNNNNNNNNNNNNNNNNNNNNNNNNNNNNNNNNNNNNNNNNNNNNNNNNNNNNNNNNNNNNNNNNNNNNNNNNNNNNNNNNNNNNNNNNNNNNNNNNNNNNNNNNNNNNNNNNNNNNNNNNNNNNNNNNNNNNNNNNNNNNNNNNNNNNNNNNNNNNNNNNNNNNNNNNNNNNNNNNNNNNNNNNNNNNNNNNNNNNNNNNNNNNNNNNNNNNNNNNNNNNNNNNNNNNNNNNNNNNNNNNNNNNNNNNNNNNNNNNNNNNNNNNNNNNNNNNNNNNNNNNNNNNNNNNNNNNNNNNNNNNNNNNNNNNNNNNNNNNNNNNNNNNNNNNNNNNNNNNNNNNNNNNNNNNNNNNNNNNNNNNNNNNNNNNNNNNNNNNNNNNNNNNNNNNNNNNNNNNNNNNNNNNNNNNNNNNNNNNNNNNNNNNNNNNNNNNNNNNNNNNNNNNNNNNNNNNNNNNNNNNNNNNNNNNNNNNNNNNNNNNNNNNNNNNNNNNNNNNNNNNNNNNNNNNNNNNNNNNNNNNNNNNNNNNNNNNNNNNNNNNNNNNNNNNNNNNNNNNNNNNNNNNNNNNNNNNNNNNNNNNNNNNNNNNNNNNNNNNNNNNNNNNNNNNNNNNNNNNNNNNNNNNNNNNNNNNNNNNNNNNNNNNNNNNNNNNNNNNNNNNNNNNNNNNNNNNNNNNNNNNNNNNNNNNNNNNNNNNNNNNNNNNNNNNNNNNNNNNNNNNNNNNNNNNNNNNNNNNNNNNNNNNNNNNNNNNNNNNNNNNNNNNNNNNNNNNNNNNNNNNNNNNNNNNNNNNNNNNNNNNNNNNNNNNNNNNNNNNNNNNNNNNNNNNNNNNNNNNNNNNNNNNNNNNNNNNNNNNNNNNNNNNNNNNNNNNNNNNNNNNNNNNNNNNNNNNNNNNNNNNNNNNNNNNNNNNNNNNNNNNNNNNNNNNNNNNNNNNNNNNNNNNNNNNNNNNNNNNNNNNNNNNNNNNNNNNNNNNNNNNNNNNNNNNNNNNNNNNNNNNNNNNNNNNNNNNNNNNNNNNNNNNNNNNNNNNNNNNNNNNNNNNNNNNNNNNNNNNNNNNNNNNNNNNNNNNNNNNNNNNNNNNNNNNNNNNNNNNNNNNNNNNNNNNNNNNNNNNNNNNNNNNNNNNNNNNNNNNNNNNNNNNNNNNNNNNNNNNNNNNNNNNNNNNNNNNNNNNNNNNNNNNNNNNNNNNNNNNNNNNNNNNNNNNNNNNNNNNNNNNNNNNNNNNNNNNNNNNNNNNNNNNNNNNNNNNNNNNNNNNNNNNNNNNNNNNNNNNNNNNNNNNNNNNNNNNNNNNNNNNNNNNNNNNNNNNNNNNNNNNNNNNNNNNNNNNNNNNNNNNNNNNNNNNNNNNNNNNNNNNNNNNNNNNNNNNNNNNNNNNNNNNNNNNNNNNNNNNNNNNNNNNNNNNNNNNNNNNNNNNNNNNNNNNNNNNNNNNNNNNNNNNNNNNNNNNNNNNNNNNNNNNNNNNNNNNNNNNNNNNNNNNNNNNNNNNNNNNNNNNNNNNNNNNNNNNNNNNNNNNNNNNNNNNNNNNNNNNNNNNNNNNNNNNNNNNNNNNNNNNNNNNNNNNNNNNNNNNNNNNNNNNNNNNNNNNNNNNNNNNNNNNNNNNNNNNNNNNNNNNNNNNNNNNNNNNNNNNNNNNNNNNNNNNNNNNNNNNNNNNNNNNNNNNNNNNNNNNNNNNNNNNNNNNNNNNNNNNNNNNNNNNNNNNNNNNNNNNNNNNNNNNNNNNNNNNNNNNNNNNNNNNNNNNNNNNNNNNNNNNNNNNNNNNNNNNNNNNNNNNNNNNNNNNNNNNNNNNNNNNNNNNNNNNNNNNNNNNNNNNNNNNNNNNNNNNNNNNNNNNNNNNNNNNNNNNNNNNNNNNNNNNNNNNNNNNNNNNNNNNNNNNNNNNNNNNNNNNNNNNNNNNNNNNNNNNNNNNNNNNNNNNNNNNNNNNNNNNNNNNNNNNNNNNNNNNNNNNNNNNNNNNNNNNNNNNNNNNNNNNNNNNNNNNNNNNNNNNNNNNNNNNNNNNNNNNNNNNNNNNNNNNNNNNNNNNNNNNNNNNNNNNNNNNNNNNNNNNNNNNNNNNNNNNNNNNNNNNNNNNNNNNNNNNNNNNNNNNNNNNNNNNNNNNNNNNNNNNNNNNNNNNNNNNNNNNNNNNNNNNNNNNNNNNNNNNNNNNNNNNNNNNNNNNNNNNNNNNNNNNNNNNNNNNNNNNNNNNNNNNNNNNNNNNNNNNNNNNNNNNNNNNNNNNNNNNNNNNNNNNNNNNNNNNNNNNNNNNNNNNNNNNNNNNNNNNNNNNNNNNNNNNNNNNNNNNNNNNNNNNNNNNNNNNNNNNNNNNNNNNNNNNNNNNNNNNNNNNNNNNNNNNNNNNNNNNNNNNNNNNNNNNNNNNNNNNNNNNNNNNNNNNNNNNNNNNNNNNNNNNNNNNNNNNNNNNNNNNNNNNNNNNNNNNNNNNNNNNNNNNNNNNNNNNNNNNNNNNNNNNNNNNNNNNNNNNNNNNNNNNNNNNNNNNNNNNNNNNNNNNNNNNNNNNNNNNNNNNNNNNNNNNNNNNNNNNNNNNNNNNNNNNNNNNNNNNNNNNNNNNNNNNNNNNNNNNNNNNNNNNNNNNNNNNNNNNNNNNNNNNNNNNNNNNNNNNNNNNNNNNNNNNNNNNNNNNNNNNNNNNNNNNNNNNNNNNNNNNNNNNNNNNNNNNNNNNNNNNNNNNNNNNNNNNNNNNNNNNNNNNNNNNNNNNNNNNNNNNNNNNNNNNNNNNNNNNNNNNNNNNNNNNNNNNNNNNNNNNNNNNNNNNNNNNNNNNNNNNNNNNNNNNNNNNNNNNNNNNNNNNNNNNNNNNNNNNNNNNNNNNNNNNNNNNNNNNNNNNNNNNNNNNNNNNNNNNNNNNNNNNNNNNNNNNNNNNNNNNNNNNNNNNNNNNNNNNNNNNNNNNNNNNNNNNNNNNNNNNNNNNNNNNNNNNNNNNNNNNNNNNNNNNNNNNNNNNNNNNNNNNNNNNNNNNNNNNNNNNNNNNNNNNNNNNNNNNNNNNNNNNNNNNNNNNNNNNNNNNNNNNNNNNNNNNNNNNNNNNNNNNNNNNNNNNNNNNNNNNNNNNNNNNNNNNNNNNNNNNNNNNNNNNNNNNNNNNNNNNNNNNNNNNNNNNNNNNNNNNNNNNNNNNNNNNNNNNNNNNNNNNNNNNNNNNNNNNNNNNNNNNNNNNNNNNNNNNNNNNNNNNNNNNNNNNNNNNNNNNNNNNNNNNNNNNNNNNNNNNNNNNNNNNNNNNNNNNNNNNNNNNNNNNNNNNNNNNNNNNNNNNNNNNNNNNNNNNNNNNNNNNNNNNNNNNNNNNNNNNNNNNNNNNNNNNNNNNNNNNNNNNNNNNNNNNNNNNNNNNNNNNNNNNNNNNNNNNNNNNNNNNNNNNNNNNNNNNNNNNNNNNNNNNNNNNNNNNNNNNNNNNNNNNNNNNNNNNNNNNNNNNNNNNNNNNNNNNNNNNNNNNNNNNNNNNNNNNNNNNNNNNNNNNNNNNNNNNNNNNNNNNNNNNNNNNNNNNNNNNNNNNNNNNNNNNNNNNNNNNNNNNNNNNNNNNNNNNNNNNNNNNNNNNNNNNNNNNNNNNNNNNNNNNNNNNNNNNNNNNNNNNNNNNNNNNNNNNNNNNNNNNNNNNNNNNNNNNNNNNNNNNNNNNNNNNNNNNNNNNNNNNNNNNNNNNNNNNNNNNNNNNNNNNNNNNNNNNNNNNNNNNNNNNNNNNNNNNNNNNNNNNNNNNNNNNNNNNNNNNNNNNNNNNNNNNNNNNNNNNNNNNNNNNNNNNNNNNNNNNNNNNNNNNNNNNNNNNNNNNNNNNNNNNNNNNNNNNNNNNNNNNNNNNNNNNNNNNNNNNNNNNNNNNNNNNNNNNNNNNNNNNNNNNNNNNNNNNNNNNNNNNNNNNNNNNNNNNNNNNNNNNNNNNNNNNNNNNNNNNNNNNNNNNNNNNNNNNNNNNNNNNNNNNNNNNNNNNNNNNNNNNNNNNNNNNNNNNNNNNNNNNNNNNNNNNNNNNNNNNNNNNNNNNNNNNNNNNNNNNNNNNNNNNNNNNNNNNNNNNNNNNNNNNNNNNNNNNNNNNNNNNNNNNNNNNNNNNNNNNNNNNNNNNNNNNNNNNNNNNNNNNNNNNNNNNNNNNNNNNNNNNNNNNNNNNNNNNNNNNNNNNNNNNNNNNNNNNNNNNNNNNNNNNNNNNNNNNNNNNNNNNNNNNNNNNNNNNNNNNNNNNNNNNNNNNNNNNNNNNNNNNNNNNNNNNNNNNNNNNNNNNNNNNNNNNNNNNNNNNNNNNNNNNNNNNNNNNNNNNNNNNNNNNNNNNNNNNNNNNNNNNNNNNNNNNNNNNNNNNNNNNNNNNNNNNNNNNNNNNNNNNNNNNNNNNNNNNNNNNNNNNNNNNNNNNNNNNNNNNNNNNNNNNNNNNNNNNNNNNNNNNNNNNNNNNNNNNNNNNNNNNNNNNNNNNNNNNNNNNNNNNNNNNNNNNNNNNNNNNNNNNNNNNNNNNNNNNNNNNNNNNNNNNNNNNNNNNNNNNNNNNNNNNNNNNNNNNNNNNNNNNNNNNNNNNNNNNNNNNNNGACAAACCTGATTTTTGTATTTCcaaggatggagttttgaggtttagaagTAGAGTATGCATCCTGCtgatgatgaactaaaaaggtTGATTCTTGAAGAGGCACACCGTTCTTTGTATACTgttcacccagggagtaccaagatgtatcgggatttgagagagtccttttggtggaatggcatgAAAAGGGAAATTGCTAAATTCGTAGAACAATGCCTGACCTGCCAACAAGTGAAGgcggaacatcagagacctgcaggATTATTATAGCCACTtcagattccagagtggaaatgggaacatatctccatggattttgtgaCAGGTCTACCAAGGACCGTAAGCGggcaagatgctatatgggtgatcgtggatcgcttaTCGAAGACCGCCcgttttgtgcccattaaagtttcttataaactagaGAAACTAGTTGAATTGTATGtgcgggagatagtgaggttgcatggagtaccggtatccattgtgtcggatagagatccTCGCTTTACCTCGAAGTTCTGGCAAAGCTTAcaggaggcaatgggtactcagctaagtttcagtaccgcttttcatcctcagacagatggacagtcagaaagaactattcagattttagaagacatgttgagggcatgcttgatggatttcaagggatcttggatgcaacatttaccattggttgagtttgcatataataatagcttccaggctagcattgggatggcaccttacgaggttttgtatggcaggagatgtaggtctccattgtattgggatgaagtaggtgaaaggaaacttctagggccagagattattcagcagaccaccgaaaagatagatatcattcgggctagaatgaaagcagctcaaagtcGACAGAAGAGCTATGCAGATAAACGCCGCCGTCAGTTAGAGTTTGCGATGGGAGATAAGGTTTTCGTGAGAATTTCCccaatgaaaggagttatgagattcggAAAGAAAGGTAAGTTGAGTCCTAGATACATTGGGccgtttgagattcttgatcggtTTGGACCGGTGGCGTACAGGGTGGCTCTACCACCGGCGTTCTCGGGAGTACATAACGTGTTCCATGTGTCCATGTTGAGGAAGTACATCCATGACCCCACTCACATCATAGATCATGAACCCTTGCAGATTCAAGAGGACATGACCTACACCGAGGAACCATTGCGGATTCTGGACAGGAAAGAGCAAGTATTGCGGAATCGAACTATTGCTTTGGTTAAAGTattgtggaataatcatgctatcaatgaagcatcttgggaattcgaggaagagatgagagtaAAGTACCCTCACTTGTTCGAAGGAAATTACTATAGCTTGTAAAaaaattccgaggacggaattctTGTAAGGGGAGGAGGATGTAAGGCCCAGTTTCTTTGTCAAAGTGGCTTGGAACCGTGCGtggaaatggcccagccatttcaGTGTTTAGTGAGACCACCAAGCGGCGTCGTTTTAGGGAGGTTAGTAGTTCTCTTCCTCCATCTCCGtcactttctccctttctcttcgcattttcagttattatttaagtttctccagcaactctctctcatctcccacgtctcccacatctcccacgtctccctcttctcttttcgatttcatctttgtttctggttactggcattagtttgagtttccgaatcccatgccctagacctcctcacgtggatttctgttgctgcgttgcttctggtttcccgagtgttgccgtctgctatactctgtttttcctccatttctgcattttggtttccgtctgcaactcacgggcatcatttcgcatcccctccattttcgattggtaagggtttctttctcatccaagtatcggtttctccttctgtaaccgtgcgatttttgcttcttagttttgggtttggtttatcttctttttgatgcaatatctgttttggctgtgagtttgagtagtttttgtgagtttttctggttgttgtgtggtgagtatttcgggttggtgttttgtcctaggtttggattatttgaagtttcattgtagtggaattgttggactggtggtggagaaaatatttggaagtgttagtttatactttagGTTATGgggttgggaatggaaagaagagtgctttgtgtagtgtaaactggttttgttggcaaaatctgcgtacttcgctcgagcagactgtcgagcgcgattcgagcgaacagccaaatgagcattggcttgagcggagtgtcgagcgagactcgagcgaacctctctgacttgcattcgctcgagcggagtgtcgagcgagactcgagcgaacctctctgtcttgctttagctcgagcggagtgtcgagcgagactcgagcgaacctctctgacttgccttcgctcgagcggactgtcgagcgaacttgactcgagccaactgtcgagccaactttcagcaaacactttttcagttccgaatcagtctccacttatagccaacgtactgagtttagtatagaatattttgggtcgaagtgtgggctgtccggattgttatttggctagttaagtttgattaaactcgttgaattatggtctagagtttgagttcttaagttgtttaagaccaattgtgtattgttggactttaatatttagtttatattatcttatgaataggtggcgagacggatagagatcgtattcaagtcatagataatacgctgcaggagtcaggtaagcagggttcctatgctaggttttatacaagttaataagactgaggttgaatttctgaaaactttgcatattttgtgttgtgttg
Coding sequences:
- the LOC121253488 gene encoding uncharacterized protein LOC121253488, with the protein product MKAAQSRQKSYADKRRRQLEFAMGDKVFVRISPMKGVMRFGKKGKLSPRYIGPFEILDRFGPVAYRVALPPAFSGVHNVFHVSMLRKYIHDPTHIIDHEPLQIQEDMTYTEEPLRILDRKEQVLRNRTIALVKVLWNNHAINEASWEFEEEMRVKYPHLFEGNYYSL